From Herbiconiux flava, one genomic window encodes:
- a CDS encoding thymidylate synthase, with product MTSAIATPYEDLLRETLEHGTPKSDRTGTGTRSVFGRQLRFDLAEGFPLITTKRVHFKSIAYELLWFLRGESNVRWLQEHGVSIWDEWADGDGELGPVYGVQWRSWPTPDGAQIDQIQQVIDTIRTDPDSRRMIVSAWNVAEIPGMALAPCHALFQFYVADGKLSCQLYQRSADLFLGVPFNIASYALLTQMIAAQTGLGLGDFVWTGGDCHIYDNHVDQVREQLTREPFAPPTLRITAERASVFDYEYEDFEVVGYEHHPAIRAAVAV from the coding sequence GTGACCTCCGCCATCGCCACTCCGTACGAAGATCTGCTGCGCGAGACGCTCGAGCACGGCACCCCGAAGTCCGATCGCACGGGCACCGGCACGCGCAGCGTGTTCGGCCGGCAGCTGCGCTTCGATCTGGCGGAGGGCTTCCCGCTGATCACCACGAAGCGCGTGCACTTCAAGTCGATCGCCTACGAGCTGCTCTGGTTCCTGCGCGGCGAGAGCAACGTGCGCTGGCTGCAGGAGCACGGCGTGAGCATCTGGGACGAGTGGGCCGACGGCGACGGCGAACTCGGGCCGGTGTACGGGGTGCAGTGGCGCTCCTGGCCGACGCCCGACGGTGCGCAGATCGATCAGATCCAGCAGGTGATCGACACGATCCGCACCGATCCCGATTCGCGGCGCATGATCGTGTCGGCGTGGAACGTGGCCGAGATCCCCGGTATGGCGCTGGCGCCCTGCCACGCGCTGTTCCAGTTCTACGTGGCCGACGGCAAGCTGTCGTGCCAGCTCTATCAGCGCAGTGCCGACCTCTTCCTCGGGGTGCCCTTCAACATCGCCAGCTACGCGCTGCTGACCCAGATGATCGCGGCGCAGACCGGGCTCGGGCTCGGCGACTTCGTCTGGACCGGCGGCGACTGCCACATCTACGACAACCACGTCGACCAGGTGCGCGAGCAGCTCACGCGCGAGCCCTTCGCTCCGCCGACGCTGCGGATCACGGCCGAGCGGGCGAGCGTTTTCGACTACGAGTACGAGGACTTCGAGGTGGTGGGGTACGAGCACCACCCGGCGATCCGCGCGGCGGTGGCCGTGTGA
- a CDS encoding molybdopterin-dependent oxidoreductase, translating into MGAVHSNDTKKTRTRVPRKRFWLYAAVAGIVSAAALLAVAEVIALVVARDGSPVLAVGAFVIDIVPRWAKEFAIETFGANDKIFLLGSIGLAVVVAAALAGVLQLAKRPLGLVLFGLAGVLAIAAIVTRTGATPFASVPTIIGAAAGIVLLHLLVRRLARWRDDVRAEAAATTAPDARDHARPAADAAPAPRAVGVDRRRFLVGTLVVAAASAVVGTGARLVSAATSSLAGIRDSLSLPTAKSTVDVPAGAELDIDGITPLYTSNADFYRVDTALTVPQVDPATWSLKITGMVDEEVTLSFQDLVNMGLDEYSITMTCVSNEVGGGLVGTAKWLGVPIRDVLAMAGPQSGADMVLSKSVDGYTASTPLEAVTDDNREAIFAVAMNGEPLPFEHGFPVRMVVPGLYGYVSATKWVTEIKVTTFEADEAYWTPRGYDAEAPIKMSSRIDTPRVDKQIGAGPAKIAGVAWAQTVGIERVEVSIDNGDWQAATLSTPINADTWVQWFVDWTATTGTHYVAVRAVDKAGNTQLEERAPIAPNGSAGWQRTLVTVV; encoded by the coding sequence ATGGGTGCCGTGCACAGCAACGACACGAAGAAGACCCGCACACGCGTTCCGCGCAAGCGGTTCTGGCTGTATGCGGCGGTCGCCGGCATCGTCAGCGCCGCCGCGCTGCTCGCGGTCGCCGAGGTGATCGCCCTCGTGGTCGCCCGCGACGGCAGCCCCGTGCTCGCTGTCGGGGCGTTCGTGATCGACATCGTGCCCCGCTGGGCCAAGGAGTTCGCGATCGAGACCTTCGGCGCCAACGACAAGATCTTCCTGCTCGGATCGATCGGTCTCGCGGTGGTCGTCGCCGCGGCGCTCGCCGGTGTGCTGCAGCTGGCGAAGCGCCCGCTCGGTCTGGTGCTGTTCGGGCTGGCCGGCGTGCTGGCGATCGCCGCGATCGTCACCCGCACCGGGGCCACCCCCTTCGCGTCGGTGCCGACGATCATCGGAGCCGCCGCCGGCATCGTGCTGCTGCACCTGCTGGTGCGGCGCCTGGCCCGCTGGCGCGACGACGTGCGGGCTGAGGCCGCCGCGACGACGGCTCCGGATGCTCGCGACCACGCTCGTCCGGCCGCCGACGCCGCCCCGGCCCCGCGTGCCGTGGGTGTCGACCGCCGCCGCTTCCTGGTCGGCACCCTCGTGGTCGCCGCCGCCTCGGCCGTGGTCGGAACCGGAGCCCGCCTCGTCTCGGCGGCCACCTCGTCGCTCGCCGGCATCCGGGACTCGCTCTCGCTGCCGACCGCCAAGTCGACGGTGGACGTGCCCGCGGGTGCCGAGCTGGACATCGACGGCATCACCCCGCTGTACACCTCGAACGCCGACTTCTACCGTGTCGACACCGCCCTCACCGTGCCGCAGGTCGACCCCGCGACCTGGAGCCTGAAGATCACGGGCATGGTCGACGAGGAGGTCACGCTGAGCTTCCAGGACCTCGTGAACATGGGGCTCGACGAGTACTCGATCACCATGACCTGCGTCTCGAACGAGGTCGGTGGCGGTCTCGTGGGCACGGCGAAGTGGCTCGGTGTGCCGATCCGCGACGTGCTCGCCATGGCCGGGCCGCAGTCGGGCGCCGACATGGTGCTCTCCAAGAGCGTCGACGGCTACACGGCCAGCACCCCGCTCGAGGCCGTCACCGACGACAACCGCGAGGCGATCTTCGCCGTCGCCATGAACGGCGAGCCGCTGCCGTTCGAGCACGGCTTCCCGGTGCGCATGGTCGTGCCCGGCCTGTACGGCTACGTCTCGGCCACGAAGTGGGTCACCGAGATCAAGGTCACGACCTTCGAGGCCGACGAGGCCTACTGGACGCCGCGCGGCTACGACGCCGAGGCGCCCATCAAGATGTCCTCGCGCATCGACACGCCCCGCGTCGACAAGCAGATCGGTGCCGGCCCAGCGAAGATCGCGGGCGTGGCCTGGGCCCAGACCGTCGGGATCGAGCGCGTCGAGGTCTCGATCGACAACGGCGACTGGCAGGCGGCGACCCTCTCGACGCCGATCAACGCCGACACCTGGGTGCAGTGGTTCGTCGACTGGACGGCCACCACCGGCACCCACTACGTCGCCGTGCGCGCGGTCGACAAGGCCGGCAACACGCAGCTCGAGGAGCGCGCTCCGATCGCGCCGAACGGGTCGGCCGGCTGGCAGCGCACGCTCGTCACGGTCGTGTGA
- the msrA gene encoding peptide-methionine (S)-S-oxide reductase MsrA, whose translation MTDASSTTAPTARAVLAGGCFWGMEDLIRRRPGVLDTRVGYTGGDVPNATYRRHGTHAEAIEITYDPTVTDYRTMLEFFFQIHDPSTKNRQGNDVGTSYRSGIYYLDEEQRRVAEDTIADVDASGIWPGPVTTELAAAGPFWEAEPEHQDYLERYPNGYTCHYVRPGWVLPRRSASAAGATARA comes from the coding sequence ATGACCGACGCTTCTTCCACTACTGCTCCCACCGCCCGGGCCGTCCTCGCCGGCGGCTGTTTCTGGGGCATGGAGGATCTGATCCGCCGCCGCCCCGGAGTGCTCGACACCCGCGTGGGCTACACCGGCGGCGACGTGCCGAACGCCACCTACCGTCGGCACGGCACCCACGCCGAGGCGATCGAGATCACCTACGACCCGACCGTCACCGACTACCGCACGATGCTGGAGTTCTTCTTCCAGATCCACGACCCGTCGACGAAGAACCGCCAGGGCAACGACGTCGGCACCAGCTACCGCTCGGGCATCTACTACCTCGACGAGGAGCAGCGCCGCGTCGCGGAGGACACCATCGCCGACGTGGACGCCTCGGGCATCTGGCCCGGCCCGGTGACCACGGAGCTGGCCGCGGCCGGACCGTTCTGGGAGGCCGAGCCCGAGCACCAGGACTACCTCGAGCGCTACCCGAACGGCTACACCTGCCACTACGTGCGGCCCGGCTGGGTGCTGCCGCGGCGTTCGGCCTCCGCGGCCGGCGCCACCGCCAGGGCCTAG
- the msrB gene encoding peptide-methionine (R)-S-oxide reductase MsrB, with product MTQEYKVTPEALARLTRQQRRVTQDDQTEPAFRNEYWNDHRPGIYVDVVTGEPLFASTDKYDSGSGWPSFTAPIDPANVVTKTDRSWGMARTEARSAHGDSHLGHVFPDGPREAGGLRYCINSAALRFVALDELEASGYGEFAALFSTTDSEEISR from the coding sequence GTGACACAGGAGTACAAGGTAACCCCCGAGGCGCTCGCGCGCCTGACCCGGCAGCAGCGCCGGGTCACCCAGGACGACCAGACCGAGCCGGCCTTCCGGAACGAGTACTGGAACGACCACCGCCCCGGCATCTACGTGGACGTCGTCACCGGCGAGCCGCTCTTCGCCTCGACCGACAAGTACGACAGCGGATCGGGCTGGCCGAGCTTCACCGCCCCGATCGACCCCGCCAACGTGGTGACGAAGACCGACCGCAGCTGGGGGATGGCCCGCACCGAGGCGCGTTCGGCGCACGGTGACAGCCACCTCGGGCACGTCTTTCCCGACGGCCCGCGCGAGGCCGGCGGCCTGCGCTACTGCATCAACTCGGCGGCCCTCCGCTTCGTGGCTCTGGACGAGCTCGAGGCGTCGGGGTACGGCGAGTTCGCCGCTCTGTTCAGCACCACCGATTCCGAGGAGATCTCCCGATGA
- a CDS encoding VOC family protein, whose product MLGTHPIDVVLLVKDLEHAREFYGEKLQLAIVDEDDSTISFQTGATRLKASLSTTGTKDSQTQASWRVDDLEAEVAWLQERGIAPEEYDTDEITTVNGIADQGSAWVAWITDPDGNVLGVEQAK is encoded by the coding sequence ATGCTCGGAACCCACCCCATCGACGTCGTGCTGCTCGTGAAGGACCTCGAGCACGCCCGCGAGTTCTACGGCGAGAAGCTCCAGCTCGCGATCGTCGACGAGGACGACTCGACCATCTCCTTCCAGACCGGCGCCACCCGCCTCAAGGCCTCGCTGAGCACGACCGGCACGAAGGACAGCCAGACCCAGGCCTCCTGGCGGGTCGACGACCTCGAGGCCGAGGTGGCCTGGCTGCAGGAGCGCGGCATCGCGCCCGAGGAGTACGACACCGACGAGATCACGACGGTGAACGGCATCGCCGACCAGGGCTCTGCCTGGGTGGCCTGGATCACCGATCCCGACGGCAACGTGCTGGGCGTCGAACAGGCGAAGTAG
- a CDS encoding dihydrofolate reductase codes for MTVSLIWAEARGGVIGDGGGIPWHVPEDMAHFRELTAGSTVVMGRKTWDSLPERFRPLPGRRNVVVTRQDDWAADGAVRAESVQAAVDTGNGGGGAEDVWVIGGGEVYQQAVPLADRLEVTEIDLEVDGDTRAPAIDGAVWQRSAETEAWRTSRTGIRYRFVTYHRR; via the coding sequence GTGACGGTCTCGCTGATCTGGGCCGAGGCCCGGGGCGGGGTGATCGGCGACGGCGGGGGCATCCCGTGGCACGTGCCGGAGGACATGGCGCACTTCCGTGAGCTGACCGCCGGGAGCACCGTGGTGATGGGGCGGAAGACCTGGGACTCGCTGCCCGAGCGCTTCCGCCCCCTCCCCGGGCGGCGGAACGTCGTCGTGACGCGTCAGGACGACTGGGCCGCCGACGGCGCTGTGCGCGCCGAATCGGTGCAGGCCGCTGTCGATACCGGGAACGGTGGCGGCGGGGCCGAGGACGTCTGGGTGATCGGCGGCGGTGAGGTCTATCAGCAGGCGGTGCCGCTGGCGGATCGGCTCGAGGTGACCGAGATCGACCTCGAGGTCGACGGCGACACACGGGCGCCGGCGATCGACGGGGCCGTCTGGCAGCGGAGTGCCGAGACGGAGGCCTGGCGCACGTCGCGCACGGGCATCCGCTATCGCTTCGTCACCTACCACCGGCGCTGA